The Dioscorea cayenensis subsp. rotundata cultivar TDr96_F1 chromosome 7, TDr96_F1_v2_PseudoChromosome.rev07_lg8_w22 25.fasta, whole genome shotgun sequence genome includes a region encoding these proteins:
- the LOC120265879 gene encoding probable protein phosphatase 2C 38, which translates to MRIVSPCWKPAANHAADADGFSSSSSAASSSSLSFRPSGRGRGDALLWVKDLGRHSGGEFSMAVVQANNVLEDGSQIESGPIAFHNPAGPPLHGTFVGVYDGHGGPETSRFICDNLFNNLKEFASEQGGGMSAEALMKAFAATEDGFLSLVRKHWLTKPQLASVGSCCLVGVVFAGMLYVANAGDSRAVLGRLEKGFRDVTAVQLTAEHNASNESVRAELQSLHPGDSQIVVLRHNVWRVKGLIQISRSIGDAYLKKAEFNRAPLLSRFRLPEPFHKSILNAEPSIVTHKLCPQDQFLIFASDGLWEHLSNQEAVDIVQNCPRNGIARKLIKAAMQEAARKREMRYSDLKKIDRGVRRHFHDDITVIVLFLDPALVSKSSYSGPIVSLRGGHVQTN; encoded by the exons ATGAGGATCGTCAGCCCTTGTTGGAAGCCGGCGGCTAACCATGCCGCTGACGCCGATGGTTTCTCTTCATCCTCCTCCGCCGCCTCCTCATCCTCCCTCTCTTTCCGCCCCAGTGGACGTGGCCGCGGAGACGCGCTTTTGTGGGTTAAGGATCTCGGGCGCCATTCCGGTGGGGAGTTCTCCATGGCCGTCGTGCAGGCCAACAATGTCTTGGAGGATGGTAGCCAGATCGAGTCCGGCCCGATCGCTTTCCACAACCCTGCTGGACCTCCTCTGCATGGAACCTTTGTTGGAGTCTATGATGGCCATGGCGGACCGGAGACCTCTAGGTTTATTTGTGACAATTTGTTCAACAATCTCAAGG AATTTGCATCGGAACAAGGTGGTGGTATGTCAGCAGAAGCTTTAATGAAAGCTTTTGCTGCCACAGAAGATGGATTTCTTTCACTTGTGAGGAAACACTGGCTCACAAAGCCTCAGTTAGCTTCTGTCGGTTCTTGTTGTTTGGTTGGTGTGGTATTTGCTGGAATGCTCTATGTTGCAAATGCCGGAGATTCTCGTGCAGTGCTAGGCAGATTGGAGAAGGGTTTTAGAGATGTTACAGCAGTCCAGTTGACGGCGGAGCACAATGCGAGCAATGAATCTGTGAGAGCAGAATTGCAATCATTGCATCCCGGTGATTCACAAATCGTAGTTCTGAGACATAATGTTTGGCGTGTCAAGGGCCTTATTCAG ATATCGAGATCTATTGGGGATGCTTATTTGAAAAAAGCGGAATTCAACAGAGCACCCTTGTTATCAAGGTTCCGGCTTCCCGAACCATTTCATAAATCAATCCTTAATGCCGAACCATCAATAGTTACCCATAAACTATGCCCACAAGATCAATTTCTAATCTTTGCTTCTGATGGTCTTTGGGAGCATTTGAGCAATCAAGAGGCTGTGGATATAGTCCAAAATTGTCCCCGCAAT GGTATTGCAAGGAAACTTATAAAAGCCGCCATGCAAGAGGCggcaagaaaaagagaaatgagGTACTCTGACCTGAAAAAGATCGATCGTGGTGTCAGGAGACATTTCCACGACGACATTACTGTCATAGTTCTATTCCTTGACCCGGCTCTGGTCAGCAAGAGCTCTTACAGCGGCCCCATTGTTTCACTCCGAGGAG GTCATGTTCAGACCAATTAA
- the LOC120265895 gene encoding protein MODIFIER OF SNC1 11, which produces MEGQKPDPRAKTLALELGITTGLAATAPAAEEEEPSKEGFEAGKVKEMEPKGNLSASAAKAAKEAAAGLVTDLQKKLLRAERFGVPVNLSEQEKRNTRAERFGYGSSSSGTLNSNAELLKRQARAARFGLAAETALEEEAKKKARLDRFALNKKPDTLEEAKTKARAARFSQTSTASSATNEQANPEMTTVDQIKGGT; this is translated from the exons ATGGAGGGGCAAAAGCCTGACCCTAGAGCGAAAACCCTAGCCCTAGAATTAGGCATCACAACTGGCTTGGCGGCTACGGCGCCTGCCGCTGAGGAGGAGGAACCCAGCAAGGAGGGATTTGAAGCCGGAAAGGTCAAAGAGATGGAGCCGAAGGGCAACCTGTCGGCCTCTGCCGCGAAGGCAGCTAAAGAGGCGGCGGCCGGATTGGTAACGGACCTCCAGAAGAAATTGCTCCGGGCGGAGCGTTTCGGTGTGCCAGTGAATCTCTCGGAGCAGGAGAAGCGCAACACTCGGGCTGAAAG GTTTGGCTATGGATCATCTTCAAGTGGAACATTAAATAGTAATGCAGAGTTACTGAAAAGACAGGCTCGAGCAGCGAG GTTTGGGCTCGCTGCCGAAACAGCGCTCGAGgaagaagcaaagaagaaggCTCGGCTGGACAGATTTGCACTAAACAAGAAGCCAGATACTTTAGAAGAAGCGAAAACAAAGGCAAGAGCAGCAAg GTTCTCACAAACATCAACTGCCTCATCAGCAACCAATGAACAAGCAAATCCTGAGATG ACAACTGTAGATCAGATCAAAGGAGGAACCTGA
- the LOC120264262 gene encoding thylakoid membrane protein TERC, chloroplastic: MGFAPPIHHHPCVQIPLRFAPVIIPRVPSSSIASPFLLHRYASFSSSCPLSVRGRCLDRRLPWILAAGGTKRDNQSVTEEVQGSDPQYNGIENAEDSVPSSVRTVAFWVFAAVTFGIALGLKEGAEKASEYFAGYILEQSLSVDNLFVFVLVFKYFQVPKSYQNRVLSYGIAGAIIFRAIIILLGTATLQRFEVVNLLLASILLYSSYKLFSSEEEDTDLSENFIVKTCQRFIPVTAFYDGDRFLTMQEGAWKATPLLLTVAVIELTDIAFAVDSIPAVFGVTRDPFIVFSSNLFAISGLRALYILISQKMSDLEYLQPAIGVVLGFIGTKMIFDFFGFHIATEASLGIVAATIGTGVVLSLLKESD; this comes from the exons ATGGGCTTCGCTCCCCCAATCCACCACCATCCCTGTGTTCAAATCCCCCTTCGCTTCGCTCCAGTGATCATCCCTAGGGTTCCTTCCAGCTCGATtgcttctccttttcttcttcatcgcTATGCTTCGTTCTCCTCTTCTTGCCCTTTATCAG TTCGAGGGCGGTGCTTGGATAGGCGCTTGCCATGGATTCTGGCTGCCGGTGGAACCAAGCGGGATAATCAGTCGGTTACAG AGGAAGTGCAAGGATCTGATCCTCAATACAATGGAATAGAAAATGCTGAAGATAGCGTGCCATCTTCAGTTAGAACAGTTGCTTTTTGG GTGTTTGCTGCTGTGACTTTTGGCATTGCTTTGGGTTTAAAGGAAGGTGCTGAAAAAGCTTCTGAATATTTTGCGGG CTATATATTAGAGCAAAGCTTGTCAGTTGACAACCTCTTTgtctttgttttggttttcaaatACTTCCAAGTGCCAAAATCATATCAG AATCGGGTGCTTTCTTATGGCATTGCTGGCGCAATTATTTTTCGTGCTATAATCATTTTACTGGGAACAGCTACTCTTCAG AGGTTTGAGGTAGTGAACTTACTTCTGGCCTCGATTCTTCTCTATTCGTCATACAAG CTATTTTCTTCTGAAGAGGAAGATACTGATCTTTCTGAAAACTTCATTGTGAAGACATGCCAAAGGTTTATCCCTGTTACAG CTTTCTATGATGGTGACCGGTTTCTAACTATGCAAGAGGGTGCATGGAAA GCTACACCATTACTTCTCACCGTTGCAGTCATTGAACTCACTGATATTGCATTTGCG GTTGATTCTATACCAGCAGTTTTTGgtgtcacaagggatccttttatagttttttcttcaaatctgtTTGCTATCTCAG GCTTAAGGGCTCTATACATACTTATTTCCCAGAAAATGTCTGACCTAGAGTATTTACAG CCTGCTATTGGAGTTGTTTTGGGTTTCATAGGGACGAAGATGATATTCGACTTTTTCG GTTTCCATATAGCAACAGAGGCCTCCCTAGGTATTGTTGCCGCAACTATTGGCACCGGAGTGGTTTTGAGTCTTCTGAAGGAATCTGACTAA
- the LOC120264489 gene encoding uncharacterized protein LOC120264489: MASTKASHLSLAVALFGCLSFIFGVIAENKKPPFGTPVPGKDVVICKFPTDPTVALGIVSIAALFISTLLGWLSVFFPYGGKSVPKDIMFRNTTLLVFFTVAVGVFVLGEGMMIWATITEALHRIHNVHQDLNYACPTAKTGLFGGAAFLALDTALFWLVCQMLTQNVRTDYFEEDDPKGEYGQVLATDYVPTATGHTA; the protein is encoded by the exons ATGGCCTCTACTAAAGCCTCACACCTTTCTCTTGCTGTGGCATTGTTCGGGTGCTTGTCCTTTATTTTTGGTGTTATTGCTGAGAATAAGAAG CCTCCATTCGGAACTCCAGTTCCTGGAAAAGATGTTGTCATATGCAAATTCCCCACTGATCCCACAGTTGCATTGGGCATTGTATCTATTGCTGCTCTTTTCATTTCAACTCTTCTAGGATGGTTATCTGTATTCTTCCCATACGGAGGAAAATCTGTCCCAAAGGACATCATGTTCCGCAATACAACATTACTTGTATTCTTCACAGTTGCAGT GGGAGTATTTGTTCTAGGGGAAGGGATGATGATATGGGCTACAATCACCGAAGCGCTCCACCGTATCCACAATGTGCATCAAGATCTTAACTACGCATGCCCAACGGCGAAGACGGGTCTATTCGGTGGAGCTGCATTCTTGGCCCTCGACACCGCCCTTTTCTGGCTCGTCTGCCAAATGCTAACACAAAATGTCAGAACCGATTACTTCGAAGAAGACGATCCGAAAGGCGAATATGGACAAGTTCTTGCCACAGACTATGTTCCTACTGCAACTGGACATACAGCTTAG